In Xenorhabdus nematophila ATCC 19061, one DNA window encodes the following:
- the glnG gene encoding nitrogen regulation protein NR(I), with amino-acid sequence MQRGKIWIVDDDSSIRWVLERALSGAGMECTSFENADAVLSALSQSSPEVLLSDIRMPGLNGLSLLNKIKQNHPQLPVIIMTAHSDLDAAVSAYQHGAYDYLPKPFDIDETVALVERALSHYREQQQSVTNPQVPASVSDMIGEAPAMQEVYRIIGRLSRSSISVLINGESGTGKELVAHALHRHSPRASAPFIALNMAAIPKDLIESELFGHEKGAFTGANQVRHGRFEQANGGSLFLDEIGDMPLDIQTRLLRVLAEGQFYRVGGYAPVKVDVRIIAATHQNLEQRVTEGKFREDLYHRLNVIRMQLPPLRDRVEDIPRLAHHFLQQTAKELGVEAKVLHPDTEIALMRLPWSGNVRQLENVCRWLTVMAASKEVLVQDLPADLPGSQAPEPTENVLPSLSASDSYENWSALLAEWAQHVLKEGKTDLLSDALPLLERTLLNCALKYTNGHKQEAARLLGWGRNTITRKLKELGLE; translated from the coding sequence ATGCAACGAGGAAAAATCTGGATCGTTGATGATGATAGTTCTATCCGCTGGGTGCTTGAACGCGCCCTGAGCGGCGCCGGGATGGAATGTACCAGCTTTGAAAATGCCGATGCTGTATTGTCGGCCCTGTCACAGAGCAGCCCGGAAGTTCTGTTGTCAGACATCCGTATGCCCGGTCTGAACGGGCTGAGCCTGCTCAATAAGATCAAACAAAATCATCCTCAGCTTCCTGTCATCATCATGACCGCCCACTCAGATCTGGATGCGGCTGTCAGTGCCTATCAGCACGGCGCATACGACTATCTACCCAAACCCTTCGATATTGATGAAACTGTTGCACTGGTCGAACGGGCACTGAGTCACTATCGTGAACAACAACAATCCGTCACCAATCCACAAGTGCCAGCCTCTGTCTCAGACATGATCGGTGAAGCCCCCGCTATGCAGGAGGTATACCGGATTATTGGCCGCCTTTCCCGCTCTTCCATCAGTGTGTTAATCAACGGGGAATCCGGTACAGGCAAAGAGTTGGTTGCCCATGCTCTGCATCGCCACAGCCCGCGAGCCTCAGCACCGTTTATTGCACTGAATATGGCGGCCATTCCGAAAGATCTGATTGAGTCTGAATTATTTGGTCATGAGAAAGGCGCTTTTACCGGTGCCAATCAAGTGCGCCACGGGCGTTTTGAACAGGCCAATGGCGGTTCGCTGTTTTTGGATGAAATCGGTGATATGCCCCTGGATATTCAAACCCGTTTATTGCGGGTGCTGGCTGAAGGGCAGTTCTATCGGGTCGGTGGCTATGCGCCAGTCAAGGTTGATGTTCGCATCATTGCTGCCACTCACCAGAATCTTGAGCAACGGGTCACAGAAGGGAAGTTTAGGGAAGATCTCTATCATCGCCTCAATGTCATTCGTATGCAGTTACCTCCGTTGCGGGATAGGGTAGAAGATATTCCCCGGCTGGCGCATCATTTTCTGCAACAAACTGCCAAAGAATTAGGTGTTGAAGCTAAAGTATTGCATCCTGATACTGAAATCGCCTTAATGCGCCTCCCGTGGTCAGGCAATGTCCGCCAATTGGAAAACGTCTGCCGTTGGCTAACGGTGATGGCTGCCAGCAAAGAAGTGCTGGTGCAGGATCTTCCTGCTGATTTGCCTGGAAGCCAGGCACCAGAACCAACAGAAAACGTTCTTCCATCCCTCTCTGCCTCTGATTCATATGAAAATTGGTCGGCGTTACTGGCAGAATGGGCACAACATGTCTTAAAAGAGGGAAAAACCGATCTGCTTTCTGATGCCCTACCATTGCTGGAGCGCACCCTGCTTAATTGTGCTCTGAAATATACCAATGGGCATAAACAGGAAGCCGCCCGTTTGCTGGGTTGGGGTAGGAATACTATCACGCGGAAATTGAAGGAGTTGGGGTTGGAATAA
- the hemN gene encoding oxygen-independent coproporphyrinogen III oxidase: MSEQAIVWDLPLIQKYNYSGPRYTSYPTALEFNQQYDADAFKRAAARYHDRPLSLYIHIPFCHKLCYFCGCNKLVTRQKHKADEYLNVLEKEIITRAKLFSQRKVSQMHWGGGTPTYLDKAQISRLMSMLRSHFHFLPDAELSLEIDPREIELDVIDHLRHEGFNRLSMGVQDFNKEVQRLVNREQDEEFIFALVNRARETGFTSTSIDLIYGLPKQTPESFAFTLQRVLALSPDRLSVFNYAHLPDVFAAQRKIKEQDLPNATQKLDILQATISTLTGNGYQFIGMDHFARPDDELAVAQRAGVLHRNFQGYTTQGECDLLGMGVSAISMLGDSCVQNQKDLKTYYAEVELQGHALWRGLVLTQDDCIRRDVIKELMCNFRLNFADIEQRHALNFADYFAKDLQLLAPLAEDGLVEVTESQVQVSPKGRLLIRNICMCFDSYLRSQMRQRQFSRVI, from the coding sequence ATGTCAGAGCAAGCCATTGTTTGGGATCTGCCTTTGATCCAGAAATACAACTATTCAGGGCCTCGTTATACGTCATACCCGACAGCATTGGAGTTCAATCAGCAATACGATGCTGATGCCTTCAAGCGGGCGGCTGCCCGTTATCATGATCGTCCACTTTCCCTTTATATCCATATCCCGTTCTGCCATAAACTGTGTTATTTCTGCGGCTGCAACAAACTGGTCACCCGTCAAAAGCACAAGGCGGATGAATATCTCAATGTGCTGGAAAAAGAGATTATTACCCGCGCCAAATTATTCTCTCAGCGGAAAGTCAGCCAGATGCACTGGGGTGGAGGGACACCCACTTATCTGGATAAAGCCCAGATCAGCCGATTGATGTCGATGCTGCGTAGCCATTTCCATTTTTTGCCTGACGCGGAGCTTTCACTTGAAATTGATCCCCGCGAGATTGAACTCGATGTTATTGATCACCTGCGTCATGAAGGTTTTAACCGCCTGAGTATGGGTGTGCAGGATTTTAATAAAGAGGTACAGCGCTTGGTCAATCGAGAGCAGGATGAAGAATTTATTTTTGCGCTGGTCAATCGCGCCCGGGAAACGGGTTTTACCTCCACCAGCATTGACTTGATTTATGGCTTGCCGAAGCAAACACCGGAGAGCTTTGCCTTTACATTGCAACGTGTGTTGGCATTGTCGCCCGATCGTCTCAGTGTATTCAACTATGCACATTTGCCGGATGTATTTGCGGCACAGCGCAAAATAAAAGAACAGGACTTACCCAACGCGACGCAGAAACTGGATATCTTGCAGGCAACAATTTCAACCCTGACAGGTAATGGCTATCAGTTTATCGGGATGGATCACTTTGCCCGCCCTGATGATGAACTGGCGGTTGCCCAGCGGGCAGGCGTTTTGCATCGCAATTTTCAAGGGTATACCACGCAGGGAGAATGCGATTTACTTGGCATGGGGGTGTCGGCCATCAGTATGTTGGGCGACAGCTGTGTGCAGAATCAGAAAGATCTGAAAACCTACTATGCGGAAGTGGAATTACAAGGTCACGCGTTATGGCGTGGTTTGGTACTGACGCAGGATGACTGTATTCGTCGGGATGTCATCAAAGAATTGATGTGTAACTTCCGGCTGAACTTTGCGGATATTGAACAGCGTCATGCACTCAATTTCGCTGATTACTTTGCTAAAGACCTGCAATTATTGGCACCCTTGGCAGAGGATGGATTGGTTGAAGTCACAGAATCGCAGGTTCAGGTCTCCCCGAAAGGGCGTTTGCTGATCCGCAATATTTGTATGTGCTTTGATAGCTATTTACGTAGCCAGATGCGGCAGCGGCAGTTTTCACGGGTGATATGA
- the yihI gene encoding Der GTPase-activating protein YihI encodes MSPLKRKSPAKPSAGKQKRKSRAELDAEGRERKRDKKRRGNPTGSRSSGNDGKKNASGAKQIVDPRIGSKVPVPLIVGEKGKAVKPAVKPAEEKQKPRLSPQEELAMLENDERLDTLLARLEQGEQLSQEDNDYVDSTLDRIDALMEELGISPEDDDSEEEERQEDIMQLLKGK; translated from the coding sequence ATGAGCCCGTTAAAGAGAAAATCACCAGCGAAGCCTTCTGCTGGTAAGCAAAAAAGAAAAAGTCGCGCAGAGCTGGATGCCGAAGGGCGTGAGCGTAAACGCGATAAGAAACGTCGCGGTAACCCGACCGGCAGCCGCAGTAGCGGTAATGACGGCAAGAAAAACGCTTCCGGTGCTAAGCAGATAGTCGATCCGCGCATCGGCAGTAAAGTGCCGGTTCCTCTGATTGTCGGTGAAAAAGGGAAAGCAGTGAAACCTGCGGTTAAACCCGCAGAGGAAAAACAAAAGCCTCGCCTGTCGCCACAAGAAGAGCTGGCAATGCTGGAAAATGACGAGCGTCTGGATACGTTGTTGGCACGTCTTGAGCAGGGAGAACAACTGTCTCAGGAAGACAATGACTATGTTGATAGTACGCTCGATCGGATTGATGCCTTGATGGAAGAATTGGGTATCAGTCCAGAAGATGATGACAGTGAAGAAGAGGAACGGCAGGAAGATATCATGCAGTTGCTGAAAGGTAAGTAA
- a CDS encoding glycosyltransferase family 39 protein: protein MRFSDTSSHRMPLYLWVTGYAVLWVIASYFLDPTVPYDAVEALNWGINGEWGSPKNPWLVGAIMLPAIHISNISLSFYWYFTHFAAIAIGMLGVWQLAFRLTGKVVLAWLAMLTLNLSGIINFDIIPYNDNYLLVMFWPWSLLFFLRAIDDHPKWWLAFALSTGLATMGKYSSLSIIGSVFLLSLFVPKVRRNYREPLFYLAIIVWFALVLPNLWWLVQNDFAAFKWVDSQIQKGFNLHTSRALLSVFYPLILVSVIIYLLGGRIGWPKQQSNALVNIVLLLPLLMIYGWFSFNQGGRMTEWVQPFMVVAPALLVGSITVYPQKSLTGTLRGLAVFGVLVLIGYSSVMLANVRGAGQKFVGIKALIRQLDQRWNELYPTPLRYVGGEYLHEWLTFYSHYRPETIQPWELNQGTPPNIYNRHIKEKDIVEQGALLVGKRGKSCEEEDFRQTLHDWSALTISHKEAFSFQAQPSAEPQTVCVGFVAPENIP, encoded by the coding sequence ATGCGTTTTTCTGATACTTCTTCTCACCGCATGCCATTGTATCTTTGGGTCACTGGTTATGCCGTTTTATGGGTAATAGCAAGCTACTTTCTCGATCCCACCGTTCCTTATGATGCCGTAGAAGCTTTGAACTGGGGCATCAACGGAGAGTGGGGTTCTCCCAAAAATCCATGGTTAGTCGGCGCTATAATGCTCCCCGCTATCCATATCAGCAATATCTCTCTCAGCTTTTATTGGTATTTTACCCACTTTGCTGCGATTGCCATCGGGATGCTCGGTGTCTGGCAACTGGCATTCCGGCTGACAGGCAAAGTCGTATTGGCATGGCTTGCCATGTTAACGCTGAATTTATCCGGCATCATTAATTTTGATATCATCCCTTATAATGATAATTACCTTTTAGTCATGTTCTGGCCGTGGTCTCTGCTGTTTTTTCTGCGTGCCATTGACGATCATCCCAAATGGTGGCTGGCATTCGCGCTGAGCACCGGGCTGGCAACGATGGGGAAATACTCTTCACTTTCCATCATCGGCTCTGTCTTTTTGCTCTCTCTGTTCGTGCCGAAAGTGCGCCGTAATTATCGGGAGCCGCTGTTTTATCTCGCCATTATCGTCTGGTTTGCGCTGGTTTTACCGAATCTATGGTGGCTGGTACAGAACGATTTTGCTGCGTTTAAGTGGGTCGATTCCCAAATTCAAAAAGGCTTTAATCTGCATACCTCCCGTGCCTTGCTTTCCGTGTTCTATCCGCTGATTCTTGTCAGTGTGATCATTTATCTGCTGGGCGGCAGGATTGGCTGGCCAAAACAACAATCCAATGCGTTGGTCAACATCGTGCTCCTGTTGCCGTTGCTGATGATTTACGGTTGGTTCTCTTTCAATCAGGGCGGCCGCATGACCGAATGGGTACAACCTTTTATGGTCGTCGCCCCTGCCTTATTGGTCGGTTCAATAACGGTATACCCTCAGAAATCCCTGACAGGGACATTACGGGGACTGGCTGTTTTCGGTGTATTGGTGCTGATCGGTTACAGTAGCGTGATGTTGGCGAATGTGCGGGGTGCCGGGCAGAAATTTGTTGGGATAAAAGCGCTTATCCGCCAGCTTGATCAACGTTGGAACGAGCTATATCCAACGCCTTTGCGTTATGTCGGCGGAGAATATTTACATGAATGGCTGACGTTCTACAGCCACTACCGCCCAGAAACAATACAGCCCTGGGAATTAAACCAGGGTACACCACCAAATATCTACAACCGCCATATCAAAGAGAAAGATATTGTAGAACAGGGTGCCTTGCTGGTGGGTAAACGGGGTAAAAGCTGTGAAGAGGAGGATTTCCGACAGACTCTTCATGACTGGTCAGCGTTAACTATTAGCCATAAGGAAGCGTTCTCCTTTCAGGCCCAACCCAGTGCTGAGCCACAAACGGTCTGTGTGGGTTTTGTCGCACCAGAAAATATTCCATGA
- a CDS encoding plasmid stabilization protein: protein MNKYRNASLKPAFTLTEDGKERAGEIYHKRLDDERE, encoded by the coding sequence TTGAACAAGTACCGGAACGCTTCTCTAAAGCCGGCCTTTACGCTGACAGAAGATGGTAAGGAACGTGCAGGAGAGATATACCACAAGCGGTTGGATGATGAACGAGAATAA
- a CDS encoding type II toxin-antitoxin system Phd/YefM family antitoxin produces MDLFVDLTYPLVGSCISLLELTMTLSTSLRITTVSAFKKELASMDVSDPVLVTQNGEPLYVVQDPVQFEMQQEQMALLRLLSFAEKDVQAGRTVSSSDLRTGLKGLVDEV; encoded by the coding sequence ATGGACTTGTTTGTTGATTTGACTTATCCTTTGGTTGGTAGTTGTATTTCATTATTGGAGTTAACCATGACCTTATCTACTTCACTGCGTATCACCACGGTATCAGCCTTCAAGAAGGAACTGGCTTCTATGGATGTATCTGATCCCGTATTAGTCACCCAGAATGGGGAACCTCTATACGTGGTTCAAGATCCTGTTCAGTTTGAAATGCAGCAGGAACAAATGGCTCTGCTACGACTGCTGTCTTTTGCGGAAAAGGACGTTCAGGCCGGTCGAACCGTATCATCTTCTGACCTTAGGACCGGGTTGAAAGGACTTGTTGATGAAGTTTGA
- a CDS encoding TetR/AcrR family transcriptional regulator, protein MGRRKTIDREALLDTAEQIVTTQGAAALTIDALAKAVGVTKGGVQYSFSSKDGLIDAMFERWGASYDEQFQKVAGDNPDPPTAVYAHVEATRRSDEASTAKAAGLMAALLQTPEHLKSTKEWYRERIAGLDTTTEEGRQARLAFLATEGAFVLRFFGLMDISKDEWKAIFNDILTSMPSTLTEPKE, encoded by the coding sequence ATGGGGCGACGCAAAACCATTGATCGAGAGGCTTTGCTGGATACAGCAGAACAGATAGTCACAACACAGGGTGCTGCGGCTCTCACCATTGACGCATTGGCGAAGGCCGTTGGGGTAACCAAAGGCGGCGTCCAGTACAGCTTTAGCTCGAAAGATGGCCTGATTGATGCGATGTTTGAGCGTTGGGGAGCGAGCTATGACGAGCAATTCCAAAAGGTTGCGGGGGATAATCCTGATCCGCCGACCGCCGTGTACGCACACGTTGAGGCAACCCGACGGTCTGATGAAGCATCAACAGCAAAGGCGGCAGGATTAATGGCAGCACTGTTGCAAACACCAGAGCACCTCAAATCGACGAAAGAGTGGTATCGAGAGCGTATTGCGGGTTTGGACACAACAACGGAAGAAGGGCGTCAGGCACGTCTGGCATTTTTGGCGACGGAAGGGGCGTTTGTCCTGCGTTTTTTCGGTTTGATGGATATCAGCAAGGATGAATGGAAAGCGATCTTTAATGATATTCTGACTTCCATGCCATCAACATTGACTGAACCGAAAGAATAA
- a CDS encoding MFS transporter, which produces MKSNIRWLVLAIISSALFLVVIDMTVLYTALPRLTHDLRASASEKLWIMNAYTLTIAGLLPATGALSDRFGAKKLFTSGLAIFGIASILAAFSPDPDTLIAARVILAFGAAMMMPATLAIVRLAFEDPNERALAIGIWSAVASGGAALGPVIGGFLLEYYWWGSVFLINVPIVVVAFSFAIAVIAKSRGNPERSFDLIASVQIMIGLVSITYAIKELSKPVPSLETIAAIGTVGIIFTLIFIRRQQRSSAPMIDFNLFRNRAFTAGVATAFVATAALVGMELAVSQRFQLAMGLSPLQAGLLILPIPIASFIAGPLAGIAIPKLGSNKIMWLALALTGLGTFGYLIGLQSGLFMQIAAFSIIGFGAGAAMTAASTAIMLNAPEDNAGTAASIEETAYELGSLIGIAVLGSLMVAIYTASFSLPAGIDVSGLVSNSIDEALIVAEGLKGDAALSLINAAKQAFNHSFLSVLIAAGTFLMLAAGAIAIFGKEKRH; this is translated from the coding sequence ATGAAATCAAATATTCGCTGGCTCGTGCTGGCTATCATTTCCAGTGCCCTGTTTTTAGTAGTCATTGATATGACCGTTCTCTACACAGCCTTACCACGGCTGACACATGATCTGCGAGCTTCCGCCTCTGAAAAACTGTGGATCATGAATGCCTATACCTTAACCATTGCCGGTCTGCTACCCGCAACAGGGGCGCTAAGTGATCGCTTTGGTGCAAAAAAGCTATTTACCAGCGGGCTTGCAATTTTCGGTATCGCTTCAATTCTGGCTGCGTTTTCCCCCGATCCCGACACATTGATTGCAGCCAGGGTTATTCTTGCCTTTGGGGCCGCCATGATGATGCCTGCAACCCTTGCGATAGTCCGGCTCGCATTTGAAGATCCAAATGAACGCGCGCTTGCCATCGGAATTTGGTCCGCCGTTGCCTCAGGCGGAGCGGCACTCGGCCCTGTCATTGGCGGGTTCCTGCTCGAATACTACTGGTGGGGTTCTGTTTTTCTGATTAACGTTCCTATCGTTGTCGTCGCATTCAGCTTCGCGATTGCCGTTATCGCCAAAAGCCGGGGTAACCCTGAGCGTTCTTTCGATCTGATTGCTTCGGTGCAAATCATGATCGGTCTGGTCAGCATTACCTATGCGATCAAAGAGTTAAGTAAACCCGTTCCGTCTCTGGAAACGATTGCAGCAATCGGTACTGTCGGGATCATTTTCACCCTGATATTTATTCGTCGGCAACAGCGTTCATCTGCTCCGATGATCGATTTCAATCTCTTCCGCAATCGTGCTTTCACCGCAGGCGTCGCTACGGCTTTCGTTGCCACAGCGGCCCTTGTCGGAATGGAACTGGCCGTCAGCCAACGTTTCCAACTCGCTATGGGATTATCGCCTTTACAGGCAGGATTGTTGATTTTACCCATTCCCATCGCGTCTTTTATTGCCGGGCCTTTGGCTGGCATTGCAATACCGAAATTAGGTTCCAACAAAATTATGTGGCTCGCACTTGCGCTTACCGGGCTTGGCACCTTTGGCTATCTCATTGGGCTGCAATCCGGTCTGTTTATGCAAATTGCGGCATTCAGCATTATCGGGTTTGGTGCTGGTGCAGCAATGACCGCCGCTTCCACCGCTATCATGCTCAATGCGCCGGAAGACAATGCGGGCACGGCCGCTTCTATCGAAGAAACTGCATACGAACTGGGAAGCTTAATCGGGATAGCGGTTCTCGGCAGTCTGATGGTGGCAATCTACACAGCATCGTTCAGCCTTCCGGCGGGTATTGACGTTTCAGGGCTGGTCAGCAACAGCATCGACGAAGCGCTTATTGTGGCTGAGGGATTAAAAGGAGATGCTGCTTTATCACTGATCAATGCCGCAAAACAGGCTTTCAATCACTCATTCCTGTCAGTATTGATCGCAGCAGGTACATTCCTGATGTTGGCTGCCGGAGCGATTGCCATATTCGGGAAAGAAAAACGCCATTGA
- a CDS encoding Hcp family type VI secretion system effector encodes MANSIYVTVKGKLQGLISQGCSTQDSIGNKFQLGHEDQIFVLQFNHGISRSQNVAHQPVKFVKPLDKSSPLLMMAISNNEELDLMFDFYRTSQAGGQERYYSVNLRHAKLMSLNVQYPHSVNHNDRQPEEVVSVSYKDIVCQHHVAGTSGYCVWEETVY; translated from the coding sequence ATGGCAAATTCGATTTATGTGACAGTTAAAGGAAAACTTCAAGGACTGATCTCTCAAGGATGTTCGACACAAGATTCCATTGGTAATAAATTTCAATTAGGGCATGAAGATCAAATTTTTGTATTACAATTTAATCATGGCATTTCTCGTTCACAGAATGTAGCTCATCAACCCGTGAAATTTGTAAAGCCTCTGGATAAATCCTCTCCGTTATTAATGATGGCAATTTCAAATAATGAGGAACTCGACCTGATGTTTGATTTTTATCGGACATCACAAGCTGGTGGTCAGGAGCGTTATTATTCCGTTAATTTACGTCATGCGAAATTAATGAGTTTGAATGTTCAGTATCCGCATTCGGTTAACCATAATGATCGACAACCAGAAGAAGTTGTTTCAGTAAGTTATAAAGATATCGTGTGTCAGCATCATGTAGCAGGCACATCAGGATATTGCGTTTGGGAAGAAACCGTCTATTAA
- a CDS encoding amino acid ABC transporter permease codes for MDFTVIAENWRYLLLGTFPDGPLEGAALTLAISIMAGGISIVLGIMAGVALAMLRGFWVNLLAAVLGFFRAIPVIMLIFWTYFLLPVVLGMEIPEITTVVCALALITSAYLAHGVKAGILAISEGQWRAGLSLGFNRWEVLWYIILPQALRMMVPSFINQWIALIKDTSLAYIVGVGELSFLATQVNNRSMVYPMEVFLFVALIYFVMCLSLELIANYVARRFSVKREKTFFFIFWRKETLHVVPQN; via the coding sequence ATGGATTTTACCGTTATCGCAGAAAACTGGCGCTATTTGCTATTGGGAACGTTTCCTGACGGGCCATTGGAAGGTGCGGCACTGACGCTGGCAATCAGCATTATGGCGGGTGGGATATCCATTGTACTGGGGATTATGGCTGGCGTTGCGCTGGCGATGCTGCGCGGGTTTTGGGTTAACCTGCTGGCGGCAGTATTGGGTTTCTTCCGCGCCATTCCGGTCATTATGCTGATTTTCTGGACATACTTCCTGTTACCAGTGGTTCTGGGCATGGAAATTCCTGAAATCACGACGGTTGTTTGTGCGTTGGCACTGATTACCTCGGCTTATCTGGCCCACGGTGTTAAGGCGGGTATTCTGGCGATAAGCGAAGGCCAGTGGCGCGCCGGATTATCATTGGGATTCAACCGCTGGGAAGTGCTGTGGTATATCATATTGCCACAGGCATTGCGCATGATGGTGCCTTCATTTATTAATCAATGGATTGCGTTAATTAAAGATACCTCATTAGCTTATATTGTCGGTGTAGGGGAGTTGTCATTTTTGGCGACTCAAGTGAATAACCGCAGTATGGTTTATCCGATGGAAGTCTTTTTATTTGTTGCACTGATTTATTTTGTGATGTGTTTATCACTGGAATTAATCGCCAATTATGTTGCCCGTCGTTTTTCGGTAAAACGTGAAAAAACATTCTTCTTTATATTCTGGCGTAAAGAAACCTTACACGTGGTTCCACAAAATTAA
- a CDS encoding amino acid ABC transporter permease, whose amino-acid sequence MFEQFITEHLLAPEYLQWLWQGFLLTLWLSACAIVSSTLLGFVIAAARDSQIKPLRWLVTIYTTVFRNTPLLVQLFFWYFASGQTLPQEAMMWLNTPHEATILGLTLAWPSFEFLAGFIGLTLYSAPFVAEELRAGIQGVGRGQKYAAHALGLTGWQSMRHVVLPQALKIAMPPLLGQYMNIVKNSSLTMAIGVAELSYASRQVETETLKTFEAFGVATILYIAIIAVMEGWGQWCQQRTLARGY is encoded by the coding sequence ATGTTCGAGCAATTTATTACCGAGCACTTATTGGCTCCTGAATATCTGCAATGGCTCTGGCAGGGGTTTTTGCTCACCTTGTGGCTTTCCGCCTGTGCCATTGTTTCCTCCACTTTGCTGGGCTTTGTGATTGCTGCCGCCCGGGACAGTCAAATCAAGCCTCTGCGCTGGCTGGTAACGATTTACACAACGGTATTTCGTAACACGCCTCTGTTGGTGCAATTGTTTTTCTGGTACTTCGCATCCGGCCAGACTTTACCGCAGGAAGCGATGATGTGGCTGAACACGCCCCATGAAGCCACCATTTTGGGCCTGACGCTGGCATGGCCATCGTTTGAGTTTCTGGCCGGATTTATCGGCCTGACCCTTTATTCTGCGCCTTTTGTCGCTGAAGAATTACGTGCCGGCATTCAGGGTGTCGGACGCGGGCAGAAATATGCGGCCCATGCGTTAGGTCTGACAGGCTGGCAGTCCATGCGCCATGTTGTACTGCCACAGGCATTGAAAATAGCCATGCCACCGTTATTGGGGCAGTACATGAATATCGTCAAAAACTCCTCATTAACGATGGCAATTGGCGTGGCAGAACTTTCCTATGCTTCCCGTCAGGTGGAAACCGAAACCCTGAAAACCTTTGAAGCATTTGGTGTCGCAACGATACTTTACATCGCCATTATTGCCGTGATGGAAGGCTGGGGACAGTGGTGCCAACAGAGAACATTAGCGAGGGGATATTGA
- a CDS encoding ABC transporter substrate-binding protein gives MEIRNKSRIAITALLTSLALVSGVAKADKLDDIKKAGTVRIAVFDSNPPFGFIDPRTKKLAGYDVEIANAIASDLGVKLELRPTNPANRIPLLSSKKIDLIAANFTVTDERAKQVDFSIPYFATGQKFIARKGVLTNPDDIAKLRIGADKGTVQEITLRERYPTAKVISYDDTPLAFAALRNGNVQAITQDDAKLVGLLANVPEAQKADFEISPFSITREYQAVAVTKGEGRLIDAVNQTLLKLEKEGEAEKIYNRWFGSETKSAQPRGDFKFAPLESQAKL, from the coding sequence ATGGAAATTCGCAATAAATCTCGTATAGCGATTACCGCATTGCTGACCAGTTTGGCGCTGGTTTCTGGTGTGGCAAAGGCGGATAAACTCGATGATATTAAAAAAGCCGGCACGGTACGCATTGCGGTATTTGACAGTAACCCGCCATTTGGTTTTATTGATCCCCGAACGAAAAAACTGGCAGGCTATGATGTGGAGATCGCCAACGCCATCGCCAGTGATTTGGGCGTAAAGCTGGAATTGCGTCCAACCAACCCGGCAAACCGCATTCCTCTGCTCTCATCTAAAAAGATTGACCTAATCGCCGCTAACTTCACAGTGACTGATGAACGGGCAAAACAAGTTGATTTTTCGATTCCTTATTTTGCGACCGGACAGAAATTTATTGCCCGCAAAGGTGTTCTGACTAACCCGGATGATATTGCCAAACTGCGCATTGGTGCAGACAAGGGAACCGTACAGGAAATTACGCTGCGTGAGCGTTACCCGACCGCAAAAGTCATCTCTTATGACGATACCCCGCTGGCCTTTGCTGCCCTGAGAAATGGTAATGTTCAGGCGATCACGCAGGATGATGCAAAATTGGTTGGTTTGCTGGCAAATGTGCCGGAAGCGCAGAAAGCAGACTTCGAAATTTCGCCTTTCAGCATTACCCGTGAATATCAGGCGGTAGCCGTAACCAAAGGAGAAGGCAGGTTGATTGACGCGGTTAACCAGACATTATTGAAACTGGAAAAAGAGGGTGAAGCGGAGAAAATTTACAACCGCTGGTTTGGTTCGGAAACCAAATCTGCCCAGCCGCGTGGTGACTTTAAATTTGCACCATTAGAGAGTCAGGCAAAACTGTAA